From Arcticibacter tournemirensis, one genomic window encodes:
- a CDS encoding reverse transcriptase family protein — MDYPLDDVLEAARDEGHTTLFVADIEAYVKYLTARQLPVIYSLAHLAISMGMNIDMMVRLAESNRRDYYKRFKLQKRAGGFRTIQSPDNPLRYIQRWILANILNKIPSHPACLGFDPTTSILKNATVHVNQKAILKIDLLRFFDSINEKRVYGIFKSIGFHPNLSVSLAKLCTIVHGKNFFSEFREHEVEIRDRIISDSTGILPQGGPTSPKLANLVARRLDSRLQGLCEKNGLKYSRYADDLTLSGDKDILERVRKTVYKIIRDEGFFPNLSKTRLLLRGQKFMVTGLDISNEKPRVSRKKKKEIEHHLYHCQKGVQRHIQKAKITQRNYKDWLLGSICFVHGIEPSVGKLYFSEFAKIEWPL; from the coding sequence ATGGACTATCCATTGGACGATGTTTTAGAAGCTGCGCGAGATGAAGGCCATACAACACTGTTCGTCGCAGACATAGAGGCATATGTGAAGTACTTAACAGCAAGACAGCTGCCGGTAATTTATTCACTTGCACACCTGGCCATCTCGATGGGTATGAATATTGACATGATGGTCCGACTAGCAGAATCCAATCGTCGGGATTATTATAAGCGTTTCAAACTTCAAAAGCGAGCCGGGGGATTCCGTACTATTCAAAGTCCCGACAACCCCTTGCGATACATCCAGCGCTGGATCTTGGCTAATATTCTAAATAAAATTCCCTCCCATCCGGCCTGCCTTGGATTTGATCCCACTACTTCAATATTAAAAAATGCCACTGTACATGTAAATCAGAAAGCTATTCTGAAAATTGATTTGTTGCGCTTTTTTGATTCCATAAATGAGAAACGTGTTTATGGGATATTCAAAAGTATTGGATTTCATCCCAACCTTTCGGTCTCGCTAGCCAAATTGTGTACAATTGTTCACGGTAAGAATTTCTTTTCCGAGTTTAGAGAGCATGAGGTGGAGATAAGAGATAGGATAATATCCGATTCCACCGGCATATTACCCCAAGGAGGGCCGACGAGCCCGAAGTTGGCGAATTTGGTGGCCCGTCGGCTCGACAGCCGCTTGCAGGGTCTTTGTGAGAAAAACGGCTTGAAGTATAGTCGTTATGCTGATGATCTTACTCTATCTGGTGATAAAGATATCCTTGAAAGAGTGAGGAAAACAGTATATAAAATTATCAGGGACGAAGGTTTCTTTCCGAACTTATCCAAGACAAGACTTCTGCTCCGGGGTCAAAAGTTTATGGTTACTGGACTTGATATATCTAATGAAAAACCCCGTGTCAGCAGAAAAAAGAAGAAGGAAATTGAACATCATCTTTATCATTGCCAGAAAGGTGTGCAACGACACATTCAAAAGGCCAAGATAACGCAAAGAAACTACAAAGATTGGCTTTTAGGTTCAATATGCTTTGTGCATGGAATCGAGCCGAGTGTTGGAAAACTCTATTTTTCTGAATTTGCCAAAATCGAATGGCCTCTTTAA
- a CDS encoding site-specific integrase: MMKQAIKSVDFPKSLADFLTKYLPAERGMSNNTIASYRITFILLITFMEEYKGIKPQKLAFSDLTKACIVDFLNHLEQVRKCSVSTRNVRLAALHTFFKFVQYEWPEQLEECRNILSIKVKKAQRGTINYLSVEGIRLLLSQPDLTTRQGIRDLALLALMYDTGARVQEIIDLTPEDIRLDKPCTIKLIGKGNKARIVPLMDAEVVHLRNYMAKNRLLETHAGTYPLFYNTRREKLTRAGITHILHKYATMARDSNKLLIPEKISCHSLRHSKAMHLLQAGVNLVYIRDILGHISVTTTEVYARVDSKQKREAIEKAYVNVVDKEVPIWVNNESLLDWLKNF, from the coding sequence ATGATGAAGCAAGCCATTAAATCAGTAGACTTTCCCAAGAGCCTTGCGGACTTTCTGACCAAATATCTCCCTGCCGAACGAGGGATGAGCAACAATACGATAGCATCATACAGGATAACATTCATCCTGCTTATTACCTTTATGGAAGAATATAAGGGCATAAAGCCGCAAAAGTTGGCGTTCAGTGATCTGACCAAGGCTTGTATCGTTGACTTCCTCAACCATCTGGAGCAGGTACGGAAATGTAGTGTTTCCACCCGTAACGTTAGGTTGGCGGCGTTGCATACCTTTTTCAAGTTTGTGCAATATGAGTGGCCAGAGCAACTGGAAGAATGCCGCAACATACTTTCGATAAAAGTAAAAAAAGCCCAGCGTGGCACCATCAACTATCTGAGCGTTGAGGGAATTCGGCTTTTATTGAGCCAGCCCGACCTGACTACAAGGCAGGGAATACGGGATCTGGCCTTGCTTGCATTGATGTATGATACGGGCGCACGTGTACAGGAAATCATAGACCTGACCCCTGAAGATATAAGGTTGGACAAGCCCTGTACCATCAAGCTTATAGGAAAGGGCAATAAAGCCCGTATTGTTCCGCTCATGGATGCAGAGGTAGTCCACTTAAGAAACTACATGGCAAAAAACCGATTATTGGAAACCCATGCAGGGACTTATCCACTGTTCTACAATACCCGAAGGGAAAAACTAACACGGGCGGGCATTACCCATATCTTGCACAAGTATGCAACGATGGCCAGAGATAGCAATAAGTTGCTAATCCCCGAAAAAATCAGTTGCCACTCGCTTCGCCATTCAAAAGCAATGCACCTTTTACAGGCTGGTGTCAACCTTGTCTACATACGTGATATTCTTGGGCATATATCGGTTACCACAACCGAAGTGTATGCGAGAGTGGATTCCAAACAGAAACGGGAGGCGATAGAAAAGGCCTATGTTAATGTCGTTGACAAGGAAGTCCCAATATGGGTAAACAACGAGAGCCTATTGGACTGGTTAAAGAACTTTTAG
- a CDS encoding tyrosine-type recombinase/integrase, which yields MSAINYYSIYKPLIEEFVALKRHLGYKYMTVEYAFMQFDQLVYEREETAIGISRELCEEWCIRRPNESDKTWYNRIHAMRQFGDYLNKLNYPSYLPVLPKIKPSTHTPYIYTKEEMAAIFEATDQLSAHSTCYNSMVLVLPALFRVLYGTGLRIGEALSLSCGDVHLEERYFVLRDTKNGTDRMVPISDTVANVVRQYMDCRDNFPMARKTDLLFVQPNGDCCDNGRAYSWFKKVLYKAGIPHRGRRQGPHVHDLRHTFSVHSLAKMAEDGIDLYYSLPVLSTYLGHKSIASTDGYVRLTADMYPSIITKVNNVCPFLFPDIHDEASH from the coding sequence ATGAGTGCAATCAATTACTATAGTATATACAAGCCCTTAATCGAGGAGTTTGTAGCGTTGAAAAGGCATCTGGGTTATAAATATATGACCGTCGAATATGCTTTTATGCAATTCGACCAATTGGTCTATGAACGGGAAGAAACAGCTATCGGTATCAGTAGGGAACTTTGTGAGGAGTGGTGCATCAGACGGCCAAACGAATCGGACAAAACATGGTACAACCGTATCCATGCCATGCGCCAGTTCGGTGATTACCTGAACAAACTGAACTACCCATCTTATTTGCCAGTCCTGCCGAAAATCAAGCCATCAACCCATACACCTTATATCTACACCAAAGAGGAAATGGCTGCCATATTTGAGGCAACAGACCAGTTGAGCGCCCATAGCACCTGTTATAACTCAATGGTCTTGGTGCTTCCCGCATTGTTCAGGGTATTATATGGCACTGGGCTGCGCATAGGCGAAGCTTTGTCCCTATCCTGTGGGGATGTACATCTTGAAGAACGGTACTTTGTACTTCGGGACACAAAGAACGGAACGGACAGGATGGTTCCCATCTCCGATACCGTAGCCAATGTGGTTAGGCAATATATGGATTGCAGGGATAACTTTCCCATGGCACGAAAAACAGACCTGCTTTTCGTACAGCCGAACGGAGACTGCTGCGATAATGGACGTGCCTATTCTTGGTTCAAAAAAGTGTTGTATAAGGCTGGCATCCCACACCGTGGTAGACGTCAAGGCCCACATGTGCATGATTTGAGGCATACCTTTAGTGTGCATTCGTTGGCAAAAATGGCGGAGGATGGTATCGATCTTTATTATTCACTACCTGTACTTTCAACTTATCTTGGCCATAAATCCATCGCCAGCACGGACGGATATGTGCGACTTACCGCCGACATGTACCCATCCATCATAACCAAAGTCAATAATGTTTGTCCTTTTCTGTTCCCCGATATCCATGATGAAGCAAGCCATTAA
- a CDS encoding tyrosine-type recombinase/integrase has product MSRPIFNSVFANHISTFLDFREKGGVKYMYPDFFHLKQLDAFFLQEEITDISFSKDQAIKWKQRSEDESVNAQYDRINSTKRFFEYLFIQGFPVVQLKDIKHPKSKFAPHIYTDEEIDKYFRALDTYESGKDRKHKIQLPVLFRIMLCCGTRITETIKIIKKDVDLELGILRLSETKNAKQRYVVMSDSLLSLMQSFADKTFYALSDNDYIFTSVRQRYLSASAVSGIHHKILQHAGIPNRGSGRYGKRVHDWRHTFAVRAFKQMIDSGADMYVALPILSVYLGHNNIYSTERYLRLTTSMYPYLKEKFEKNLDEIFER; this is encoded by the coding sequence ATGAGCAGGCCTATCTTTAATTCAGTTTTTGCCAACCACATTTCTACCTTTTTGGATTTCAGAGAGAAGGGTGGTGTAAAATATATGTACCCGGACTTTTTTCATCTCAAACAACTTGATGCTTTTTTTCTCCAAGAAGAAATTACTGATATATCATTCTCTAAAGACCAGGCAATCAAATGGAAACAGCGATCAGAAGACGAATCCGTGAATGCACAGTATGATAGAATCAATTCTACAAAGAGATTCTTTGAATACCTTTTTATACAGGGGTTTCCGGTGGTTCAGCTAAAAGACATCAAGCACCCTAAGTCCAAATTCGCACCCCATATTTATACCGATGAAGAAATTGATAAATACTTCAGGGCATTGGATACTTACGAGTCGGGTAAAGATCGTAAGCATAAAATTCAGTTACCCGTCCTGTTCAGGATCATGTTATGCTGCGGCACCAGAATAACGGAAACTATCAAGATTATTAAGAAAGATGTCGACCTGGAACTGGGTATTTTAAGGCTATCGGAAACGAAAAATGCCAAACAGCGGTACGTAGTCATGTCCGACAGCTTGTTGAGCCTTATGCAATCTTTTGCTGATAAAACATTCTACGCCTTATCAGATAATGACTACATCTTTACATCTGTTCGGCAGAGATATCTATCAGCATCAGCAGTTAGCGGAATACACCATAAAATCTTACAGCATGCAGGTATACCGAACAGAGGAAGTGGGCGGTACGGTAAACGTGTACACGACTGGCGCCATACCTTTGCAGTGAGAGCCTTTAAGCAAATGATCGATTCAGGAGCAGATATGTATGTTGCTCTTCCGATTTTGTCGGTCTATTTGGGACACAATAACATCTATTCTACCGAACGCTATTTACGTTTGACGACTAGTATGTATCCCTATCTTAAAGAGAAGTTTGAAAAGAATCTTGACGAAATATTTGAAAGATAA
- a CDS encoding NAD-dependent epimerase/dehydratase family protein, translating into MKLLYEEQMNCWNDVFFNFTKKIMKVLVTGSAGKLGSAVMQRLRSAGLTAIGADLIESPYTDVILDIKDKAGVLNVCRQINAVIHTAAIHGKHYDLDYPREAFVDTNICGTLNLLNASVQHRIQHFLYISTTSVYGTAMVDPLQAVWVDESLTEQPRDIYDITKQAAEQLCKDFFYKEGLHTSVYRVGRFLPEDPNVEANHRLYRGLDERDGAEALYLGLSHHFERFEIFNISSSSPFTKDDLIGLKKNPSEAIIKLYPQAAEIYKINGWSFPESIDRLYVTDKARELLGYSPKYTFDYLLKKSASSDILRV; encoded by the coding sequence ATGAAACTGTTATATGAAGAGCAAATGAACTGCTGGAATGACGTTTTTTTTAATTTTACCAAAAAGATTATGAAAGTACTGGTCACAGGTTCAGCGGGTAAACTCGGTTCAGCAGTCATGCAAAGGTTAAGGTCGGCTGGCTTGACAGCTATTGGAGCCGATCTTATCGAAAGTCCTTATACCGATGTCATTTTGGACATCAAAGACAAGGCCGGGGTACTCAACGTATGTAGGCAGATCAACGCCGTTATCCATACTGCTGCTATCCACGGCAAACATTATGATCTTGATTATCCAAGAGAGGCATTTGTCGATACCAATATCTGTGGAACGCTGAACTTATTGAATGCCTCCGTTCAGCACCGAATCCAGCATTTTCTTTACATCAGTACTACGTCAGTCTATGGTACTGCCATGGTTGATCCCCTGCAAGCGGTTTGGGTAGATGAGTCACTTACTGAACAGCCCCGCGACATTTATGACATTACTAAACAAGCGGCGGAACAACTGTGCAAAGACTTTTTTTATAAGGAGGGTTTGCATACATCGGTTTATCGGGTAGGCCGGTTTCTGCCGGAAGATCCCAATGTGGAAGCCAACCATCGTCTCTACAGAGGACTTGATGAACGAGACGGGGCCGAAGCGTTGTATCTGGGGTTAAGCCACCATTTTGAAAGGTTTGAAATTTTCAATATTTCCAGCAGCAGTCCGTTTACAAAGGATGATTTAATCGGGCTTAAGAAAAATCCATCAGAAGCAATTATCAAACTTTATCCGCAAGCTGCCGAAATTTACAAGATTAACGGATGGTCATTTCCTGAAAGCATTGACCGCCTTTACGTCACTGATAAAGCCCGAGAATTATTAGGATACTCACCAAAGTATACGTTTGATTATTTATTAAAGAAGTCGGCGTCTTCTGATATCCTTCGCGTTTAG
- a CDS encoding DUF932 domain-containing protein: MLCKALHNKGERIFITAKLPDYIRVGRNDLIEQYLFLTTSHDGFGSITAAFTPIRIVCNNTLNAALQGAANTIKIRHTASAHDKLKQAHKLLGISKQLAGELEELFNHWSRIRITDSAVKRLIQLAMAPSKEVLQNLQTGKEDQLSTVFNNVVSSILDYSFTSESQQEATTKGTLFGAYNSITGYFQNVKAFRDEESKLKSIMFGSGLQRSQTAFNLCEEFARHGVTALN; this comes from the coding sequence TTGTTATGTAAAGCTTTACATAACAAAGGAGAGCGCATCTTTATTACTGCGAAGCTACCGGATTATATTCGGGTCGGCAGGAATGATCTGATCGAGCAGTATCTATTTTTAACTACGTCCCATGACGGGTTCGGCAGCATCACGGCAGCATTTACCCCTATCAGAATTGTTTGCAACAATACTTTAAATGCTGCCCTACAGGGCGCAGCTAACACCATTAAAATACGCCATACTGCCAGTGCGCATGACAAATTAAAACAGGCGCATAAATTATTAGGAATCAGCAAGCAGTTAGCCGGAGAGCTGGAAGAACTATTTAATCACTGGTCAAGAATCCGCATTACTGATAGTGCTGTGAAACGCCTGATCCAGTTAGCTATGGCACCTTCAAAAGAAGTCCTGCAAAACCTGCAGACTGGGAAAGAAGATCAGCTATCAACGGTCTTTAACAATGTGGTTAGCTCCATTCTGGATTATTCCTTTACTAGTGAGAGCCAGCAGGAGGCCACCACGAAAGGAACGTTGTTCGGCGCTTATAATTCGATAACCGGGTATTTTCAAAATGTCAAGGCTTTCAGGGACGAAGAAAGCAAATTGAAATCCATCATGTTCGGCTCAGGCCTACAGCGCAGCCAGACAGCCTTTAATCTGTGTGAAGAGTTCGCCAGGCACGGAGTAACAGCCCTTAATTAA
- a CDS encoding tyrosine-type recombinase/integrase, producing MKENQTIDELLNEFEKHLRTIQRGRYTLRGYWQIWKPLKRFMAAEGIMYYDKSVGDQFIKSKLGEYDYASLDRMQRHLVNKVDALYVFQSTGQVFFGTAPLRRTPPKLLTGEIGVAMQDFISYKAATFALSKSTQNHHLNALHGFLTFLSSKEVKSIVDINEVYLVSFMKSLDPTTLATNHSKLGVLKSFLTYLYTEKIHNKDYSDVIQRTNYKSQPKLPSFFSAEDIACIIEKIDRGNPSGKRDYALVLLAAKLGLRVSDIARLKFENINWDKGIIEIVQFKTQKEIVLPLLPEVGNAIIDYLKYARPVSNEPYCFVQHIYPFKPITPDDVTGKIGVHIRRSGIVLKNRHKGAHALRHSFAARLLENKTPLPVISEALGHSRTASTMLYLRVDTQQLKQCALDVPMVAPAFYQQKGVFVS from the coding sequence ATGAAAGAAAACCAAACCATCGACGAACTTTTAAATGAGTTTGAAAAACATCTCCGTACCATACAACGGGGCAGGTATACTCTCCGAGGATATTGGCAGATATGGAAGCCCCTAAAGCGGTTTATGGCAGCGGAAGGGATAATGTATTACGATAAGTCCGTTGGCGACCAGTTTATTAAGTCAAAGCTGGGCGAGTATGATTATGCTTCCCTAGACCGCATGCAACGGCATTTGGTTAACAAGGTGGATGCACTTTATGTTTTCCAGTCTACTGGGCAAGTGTTTTTCGGGACTGCGCCATTAAGACGAACCCCACCAAAACTGTTGACAGGTGAAATAGGTGTTGCCATGCAGGATTTTATCAGCTACAAAGCGGCAACTTTTGCGTTGTCAAAATCTACCCAAAATCATCATCTGAACGCACTGCATGGCTTTCTTACTTTTTTGAGTAGCAAAGAAGTAAAAAGCATAGTCGATATAAATGAGGTATATCTGGTATCGTTCATGAAAAGCCTTGACCCGACAACTCTTGCCACGAACCATTCCAAATTGGGCGTTCTCAAAAGTTTCTTAACCTATCTCTACACGGAAAAAATCCACAATAAAGATTATTCTGATGTGATACAGCGGACGAATTACAAATCACAGCCAAAGCTGCCCTCGTTTTTTTCTGCCGAAGATATTGCCTGCATCATTGAAAAGATAGACCGAGGCAACCCATCAGGGAAAAGGGATTATGCCCTGGTGTTGCTGGCGGCAAAACTTGGTCTGCGGGTATCTGACATTGCACGGCTAAAGTTCGAGAACATCAACTGGGACAAGGGCATCATTGAGATCGTACAGTTCAAAACCCAAAAAGAAATCGTTCTTCCACTCTTGCCCGAGGTAGGAAATGCCATTATCGATTACCTAAAATATGCCCGTCCAGTATCCAATGAACCATATTGCTTTGTCCAGCACATCTATCCGTTCAAGCCGATAACGCCTGATGATGTTACTGGAAAAATCGGTGTCCATATACGCCGTTCGGGCATCGTTCTTAAGAACAGGCATAAGGGAGCGCACGCCCTGCGGCACAGCTTTGCCGCCCGATTGCTTGAAAATAAAACACCGCTCCCCGTAATATCAGAAGCATTGGGGCATAGCCGTACCGCTTCGACCATGCTTTACCTACGTGTCGATACGCAACAGCTTAAACAGTGCGCCCTTGATGTGCCAATGGTTGCTCCGGCCTTCTATCAGCAGAAAGGAGTGTTTGTATCATGA
- a CDS encoding nucleotidyl transferase AbiEii/AbiGii toxin family protein, whose translation MEDRETSLENIRAALARITDSVKTTIIGAQVQNTTLQQDNSLRLIVSLNDVRVKIELSPVIRGSLFPAVRMEVKPEVEKEFGYAEMLVASHPDLYAGKLCAALDRQHPRDLFDVKQLYENEGLTEELRKTFLVFLISHFRPMAELLNPNRKDISGIYETEFLQMAEIDVTLEELLSVRERLISDINKDMTDSERKFLLSIKNKTPDWTLSGLDANLVSELPSVKWRLLNLEKMTKDKHLAAYKILEAVLYPIDGAEKVDYN comes from the coding sequence ATGGAAGACCGGGAAACCTCGCTTGAAAATATCAGGGCTGCATTAGCGAGGATAACTGATTCCGTAAAGACAACGATCATCGGTGCACAGGTACAAAATACTACACTTCAGCAGGACAATTCTTTACGGCTCATTGTTTCACTGAATGATGTTCGGGTTAAAATAGAACTATCACCGGTAATTAGGGGGAGTCTTTTCCCTGCCGTAAGGATGGAAGTAAAGCCGGAAGTAGAAAAAGAATTCGGATATGCCGAAATGCTGGTCGCATCACATCCCGACCTATACGCCGGAAAACTTTGTGCTGCACTGGACCGCCAACATCCACGCGACCTTTTCGATGTTAAACAATTATACGAAAATGAAGGATTGACAGAAGAACTGCGGAAGACGTTTTTGGTCTTCCTGATAAGCCACTTCCGGCCAATGGCGGAATTGCTTAACCCCAACCGAAAGGATATTTCGGGAATCTACGAAACAGAGTTCCTACAGATGGCAGAAATCGACGTGACTTTGGAAGAGTTGCTTTCTGTTCGGGAAAGGCTGATTAGCGATATTAACAAGGACATGACGGATAGTGAGCGTAAATTCTTGCTTTCTATAAAAAACAAAACACCTGATTGGACACTTTCCGGCTTGGATGCGAATTTAGTATCAGAACTTCCGTCGGTCAAATGGCGTCTTTTAAATTTGGAGAAAATGACTAAGGATAAGCATTTGGCAGCATATAAAATCCTTGAAGCAGTGCTTTATCCCATTGACGGTGCAGAAAAAGTAGATTATAATTAA
- a CDS encoding site-specific integrase, with protein MNKKIKEISEVIEAYLAELIDRDYYRGTIKDYTRGCRAIQKWWDKNDLKEFNEENAARFCDEVIGTRYLTPTLTSEQKKRLRVVRMLLSVYHNEDFENYTPPVEKNLKTELGEVFSKYIEWCTLSLKLAPNTLDTHKRVAFKYDTFLNEKGLHFEKVSTSNFEDFIACQSKSNRMRFKAVLRNIYRFLHNSEITKGDLSTLILKEPHIHQGSKLPTTYTEEEIKKLLLSVDRSTAGGKRDYLILLLAAEYGMRASDIRSLSLKHIDWETNTISFNQQKTDIPISYPLIPSVGNAIIDYLKHGRPPEGDAVIIVRHDSKRKGAQLTSSGIYSIVESAFRATNIVNWKEKKHGPHSLRHSFASNLLKRGTGYYVISMAMGHSCSETTKAYLQIDFERLRKCSLPIPDLHSLYYNNIGKEVRNEQAYL; from the coding sequence ATGAACAAAAAGATTAAAGAAATCTCAGAAGTCATAGAGGCATATCTTGCTGAATTGATTGACAGAGATTATTACAGGGGAACCATTAAAGACTATACAAGGGGTTGTCGAGCGATCCAGAAATGGTGGGATAAAAACGACCTCAAAGAGTTTAATGAGGAAAATGCAGCAAGGTTTTGTGATGAAGTTATAGGTACAAGGTATCTGACTCCCACCTTAACATCGGAGCAAAAAAAGAGGCTCCGGGTTGTCAGAATGCTTCTATCAGTATACCACAATGAAGATTTTGAGAATTATACTCCTCCGGTTGAAAAAAACCTTAAAACGGAACTCGGGGAAGTTTTCAGCAAATACATTGAATGGTGCACATTAAGTTTAAAATTAGCTCCAAACACATTGGATACCCATAAGCGGGTAGCTTTTAAGTACGATACATTTTTAAATGAAAAAGGTCTTCATTTCGAGAAAGTGTCTACCTCAAATTTTGAAGATTTTATTGCGTGCCAATCAAAATCCAATCGAATGAGGTTTAAGGCAGTTCTGCGCAATATTTATAGGTTCCTGCACAATTCCGAAATCACAAAAGGTGATCTGTCAACACTAATCCTCAAAGAGCCACACATACACCAAGGTTCTAAACTACCAACAACTTATACCGAAGAGGAGATTAAAAAGCTGCTTCTATCAGTAGACAGAAGCACAGCTGGCGGGAAAAGAGATTATCTCATCCTACTCTTGGCCGCAGAATACGGAATGAGGGCTTCTGATATCAGGAGTCTGAGCCTTAAGCATATTGATTGGGAAACAAATACAATATCATTTAACCAGCAGAAAACTGATATACCAATATCATACCCCCTTATACCATCTGTTGGCAATGCAATTATTGATTATCTAAAACACGGCAGGCCTCCAGAGGGTGATGCCGTGATCATCGTACGGCACGACAGCAAAAGAAAAGGTGCTCAGCTTACATCCAGTGGTATCTATTCAATTGTAGAGTCCGCTTTTAGAGCGACCAACATTGTTAATTGGAAAGAAAAAAAGCATGGCCCACATTCCTTGCGGCACAGCTTTGCTTCGAATCTTCTGAAACGTGGCACCGGTTACTACGTTATAAGTATGGCTATGGGCCATTCTTGTTCAGAAACGACCAAAGCTTACCTGCAAATTGATTTTGAACGCTTGCGAAAATGTAGCTTACCAATCCCGGATCTACATAGTTTATATTACAACAATATCGGAAAGGAGGTCAGAAATGAGCAGGCCTATCTTTAA
- a CDS encoding HEPN domain-containing protein → MSATHELVLDDFHYKKPTHFYYEPFSNANIYPRDLIERFFTSLKIATDFTSGYAQLLMVPKDRSINVSGDLPLMMGISTRSYPSYFDDFYWNLEDYPKITKLQQDELKKVFTAVRDSSNNQIIFALRRFYKSNLRSEEEDIINDLIIALEMLLSDSEKGEITHKLALRLVALLSKSKPDRYEPLTVFANVKKIYAYRSHIVHGAYKKKINKEIQLTDNNTIPIVTLTNEYLRQLLIILLHEHAYLKPSAIDNLLLTGVPNHF, encoded by the coding sequence ATGTCAGCAACGCATGAGTTGGTTCTAGATGATTTTCACTACAAAAAGCCTACTCATTTTTATTATGAGCCATTTTCCAATGCAAATATATATCCTCGAGATTTGATTGAACGGTTTTTTACGTCTCTTAAGATTGCTACCGACTTTACCTCTGGATATGCCCAGCTATTGATGGTACCTAAAGACCGGTCAATTAATGTATCCGGCGATCTACCATTAATGATGGGCATATCGACAAGAAGTTACCCAAGTTATTTCGATGATTTTTATTGGAATTTAGAAGACTATCCTAAAATTACAAAACTACAGCAAGATGAACTGAAAAAGGTGTTTACAGCAGTGCGGGATTCAAGTAATAACCAGATCATCTTTGCTTTGAGGAGGTTCTATAAATCGAATCTTCGTTCGGAGGAGGAAGATATTATTAACGATTTAATTATTGCGTTAGAGATGCTTTTAAGTGATAGTGAAAAAGGTGAAATAACTCATAAGCTTGCGCTTAGGCTGGTTGCATTGCTTTCTAAATCAAAGCCAGATAGATACGAGCCTCTTACCGTATTCGCCAATGTAAAGAAAATTTATGCTTATCGATCTCATATAGTTCATGGAGCGTACAAGAAAAAAATCAATAAAGAAATTCAGTTAACCGACAATAATACAATACCTATTGTTACTCTAACTAACGAATATCTTCGTCAGTTATTAATTATATTGCTCCATGAGCACGCGTACTTGAAGCCCTCCGCCATTGACAATTTATTACTCACTGGCGTACCTAACCATTTCTAA